A section of the Spirochaetota bacterium genome encodes:
- the rfaE2 gene encoding D-glycero-beta-D-manno-heptose 1-phosphate adenylyltransferase, translating to MRVRHFREKIVVIEEIDSVCREIRESNLTIVSSNGCFDILHLGHIEYLQSASGFGDILIIGINSDDSVRRLKGVGRPINSERNRASVIASLGFVDYCVIFRDDSPTKLLGRIRPDIHVKGGDYLKHNLPEKKVVEENGGIVKILPQVKGFSTTDIIKKS from the coding sequence ATGAGAGTAAGGCATTTCAGGGAGAAGATCGTGGTCATCGAGGAGATCGATTCTGTCTGTAGAGAGATCAGAGAGAGTAATCTTACAATTGTCTCTTCCAATGGATGTTTCGATATATTACACCTTGGCCATATAGAGTATCTTCAATCCGCTTCAGGGTTTGGCGATATATTAATCATTGGCATCAATAGTGACGATTCTGTCAGAAGGCTTAAGGGGGTGGGAAGACCCATAAATAGTGAGAGGAATAGGGCTTCAGTTATTGCCTCACTCGGTTTTGTGGATTATTGTGTAATTTTCAGAGATGATAGTCCCACTAAATTATTGGGAAGAATAAGACCTGATATTCACGTTAAGGGTGGAGATTATCTCAAGCACAACCTACCAGAAAAAAAAGTGGTTGAAGAGAATGGCGGAATTGTCAAGATATTGCCTCAGGTAAAAGGTTTTTCTACTACAGATATAATAAAAAAATCATAA
- a CDS encoding DUF3276 family protein, protein MDRDRRELFSEKITAGSRTYFFDVKKSANGSKYLLISESRKDEEGSFERNRVMVFEEHLIKFHNALEKVVQFVTEAEEA, encoded by the coding sequence ATGGATAGGGACAGAAGAGAGTTGTTTTCTGAAAAAATAACTGCCGGTAGCAGAACCTATTTTTTTGATGTAAAAAAATCTGCAAACGGATCGAAATACCTGCTAATTAGTGAATCTAGAAAAGATGAAGAGGGATCATTTGAGCGTAATCGAGTGATGGTATTTGAAGAGCATCTAATTAAATTTCACAATGCCTTAGAAAAAGTTGTTCAATTTGTTACAGAGGCAGAAGAAGCATAA
- a CDS encoding zinc metallopeptidase: protein MLFGIDPLYWMMMLPVLVLSVFASIRVKTTFKKYSRIPTHTGLRGVDIAEKILKTNGLSHIPVVETGGFLSDHYDPIRKVVRLSSDVYQINSLAAIGVAAHETGHAIQHAKSYAPLMLRNAMAPTASIGSNLAWIIILVGFIIGTLGLVKLGILLFTITVIFQLITLPVEFNATSRAKAILLSQGFIGSNEMVGVEKVLSAAAMTYVAAAASSIVTLLYFIIRTGLLGAED from the coding sequence ATGTTATTTGGAATTGATCCATTATACTGGATGATGATGCTGCCAGTATTAGTTTTATCTGTATTTGCTTCCATTAGGGTAAAAACTACCTTTAAAAAATATTCAAGAATCCCAACTCATACTGGATTAAGAGGTGTTGATATTGCAGAGAAAATTCTCAAAACAAACGGTCTATCTCATATCCCTGTTGTAGAAACCGGGGGGTTTTTATCGGATCACTATGATCCAATCCGAAAGGTTGTGAGATTGTCTTCCGATGTTTATCAGATTAATTCTCTGGCAGCAATTGGAGTAGCTGCCCACGAAACAGGACATGCTATTCAGCATGCAAAGTCCTATGCTCCACTAATGCTAAGGAATGCAATGGCTCCAACAGCCTCCATTGGATCTAACTTAGCCTGGATTATTATATTGGTTGGGTTTATAATCGGTACACTTGGATTAGTAAAGTTGGGCATATTATTATTCACCATTACCGTAATATTCCAGTTGATTACTCTGCCAGTTGAGTTCAATGCCACTTCAAGAGCTAAGGCGATATTGCTATCACAGGGATTTATAGGCTCAAATGAGATGGTCGGTGTAGAAAAGGTACTCTCAGCAGCAGCAATGACCTATGTCGCTGCAGCCGCGTCGTCTATTGTGACACTTTTATACTTTATCATAAGGACTGGCCTTTTGGGTGCGGAAGATTAG
- a CDS encoding ATP-dependent DNA helicase — protein MHEIFGEDGHLRGLYSNFEFRQEQLEMSEFILETLTSGENGLVEAGTGVGKTLAYLVPALVYSLENNKILAISTETKTLQKQLIDKDVPLVQLIINRYLERDFSYSLCLGSQNYPCRKRYELLLSNGRFPKEEINAVQEVKGRFSDSEIFTRFDIDLSNILWNEISRETEVCNPYNCPFSSMCVFQRAKRKWSKTNLLIMNHYLFFSNIALGKCYLPNIDIVIFDEAQSIEEIASDQLGFKVSYNQIVDTVNRLYRENRKNSILLRISDESKRKKAIKSMRVIISELSSFFENLRELFNTSNTVRIREGLPFGDTLAKALREFMLLITGIEDDLEDDSSRMEFDIIRGRLFVFQQNLESLLYQLNSNFVYWIERRGDEMLGDIHIKGEPVSVAEIIYDEVNSFYDSSLFVSATLANRDDFSFIADRLGIYEYRSLLLSSPFDYKRQVVLYLGEETAPPNDPSFIDQASIISAEIINHLEGNCLILFTSYRMLGEVRERLTELVDFPIYAQGDFPATEAIVQYIEDDGSILMGTHSFWQGIDLPGDLLRGVILMRLPFNVPDRPMIQARIEKIEEQGLNSFYNYQVPNAIIRFKQGFGRLIRSRNDKGLIAVLDSRILTKSYGNLFLSSLPECNIVQTMKDLKSSLQGIGVVINGIAK, from the coding sequence ATGCATGAGATATTTGGAGAGGATGGGCATTTAAGAGGCCTATATAGTAATTTTGAGTTCAGGCAAGAACAGCTTGAAATGTCGGAGTTTATTCTTGAGACCCTCACCTCAGGCGAGAATGGATTGGTAGAAGCAGGTACAGGCGTAGGCAAGACACTGGCATATCTTGTACCAGCACTAGTGTATTCCCTTGAAAACAATAAAATCCTAGCAATAAGCACTGAAACAAAGACTCTTCAGAAGCAGTTAATAGATAAGGATGTACCGCTTGTTCAATTGATTATAAACAGATACCTTGAGAGAGATTTCTCCTATTCTCTCTGTCTTGGTAGTCAGAACTATCCTTGCAGGAAAAGATATGAACTCCTTCTATCAAATGGAAGGTTTCCCAAGGAGGAGATCAATGCCGTACAAGAGGTAAAAGGACGTTTTAGTGATAGTGAGATCTTTACACGTTTTGATATAGATTTGTCAAACATTCTATGGAATGAAATTTCGAGGGAGACTGAGGTATGCAATCCCTACAACTGCCCATTCTCTTCAATGTGTGTCTTCCAAAGGGCTAAAAGGAAATGGTCAAAAACAAATCTACTAATAATGAATCACTACCTTTTTTTCTCAAATATAGCCTTAGGAAAGTGTTATCTTCCAAATATTGATATAGTTATATTTGACGAGGCTCAGTCAATCGAGGAAATAGCATCCGATCAACTTGGCTTTAAGGTTAGTTACAACCAGATTGTTGATACTGTTAACCGATTATACAGGGAGAATAGGAAGAATAGCATTCTCTTAAGGATATCAGATGAGAGTAAGAGGAAAAAAGCCATTAAGTCGATGAGAGTGATAATATCAGAGTTGAGTTCATTTTTTGAGAATTTAAGAGAATTATTTAACACTAGTAATACTGTACGTATTAGAGAGGGACTCCCCTTTGGCGATACCCTTGCTAAAGCCTTAAGGGAGTTTATGCTTCTTATTACCGGGATAGAGGACGATCTAGAGGATGATTCATCGAGAATGGAGTTTGATATTATCAGAGGTCGGTTGTTCGTCTTTCAACAGAACCTGGAATCCCTTTTATATCAACTGAACTCCAATTTCGTTTATTGGATTGAAAGAAGAGGGGATGAGATGCTTGGGGATATACATATAAAGGGGGAGCCAGTTAGCGTTGCTGAGATTATCTATGATGAGGTTAATTCCTTTTATGATAGTAGTCTATTTGTTTCAGCCACCCTTGCTAATAGGGATGATTTTTCCTTTATTGCTGACAGGTTGGGGATTTATGAGTATAGGTCCCTCCTCTTAAGTTCCCCCTTTGATTATAAAAGACAGGTTGTATTATATTTAGGTGAGGAAACAGCGCCCCCTAATGATCCGTCATTCATTGATCAGGCGTCCATAATCTCCGCTGAAATAATAAATCATCTGGAGGGCAATTGTCTGATTCTATTCACCTCATATAGGATGCTTGGAGAGGTAAGGGAGAGACTTACTGAATTGGTAGATTTCCCTATTTATGCTCAAGGGGATTTCCCAGCCACAGAGGCGATAGTGCAATATATTGAAGATGATGGATCGATATTGATGGGAACTCATTCATTCTGGCAGGGAATAGATCTCCCTGGAGATCTATTAAGGGGTGTAATCCTTATGAGGTTGCCCTTTAACGTTCCGGACAGGCCAATGATTCAGGCAAGAATTGAGAAGATTGAGGAACAAGGTTTGAATTCTTTCTACAACTATCAGGTGCCTAACGCAATAATAAGATTCAAGCAGGGTTTTGGAAGGTTGATAAGGAGTAGAAATGATAAGGGTCTTATTGCGGTTCTCGATTCTAGAATTCTTACAAAGAGTTATGGTAACCTCTTCCTTTCCTCTTTGCCTGAATGTAACATAGTACAGACCATGAAAGATTTAAAATCATCGTTACAGGGAATTGGGGTTGTAATCAATGGAATTGCTAAATAA
- the dtd gene encoding D-aminoacyl-tRNA deacylase, translating to MIAVVQRVLSASIEVDGQVVSSIGEGILALVGFHKDDGLQDIEYIVNKIIHLRIFDDYDKSMNLSLLDISGELLIASQFTLLGDARKGRRPSYSNAMSPEKAAILYNDFLEFCKSIYNKVKSGIFQANMKISLVNTGPVTILLDSNKLI from the coding sequence ATGATAGCTGTAGTTCAAAGGGTTCTTAGTGCCTCGATTGAGGTAGATGGTCAGGTTGTTTCTTCAATTGGCGAAGGAATTCTTGCGCTGGTTGGATTTCATAAGGATGATGGCTTACAGGATATTGAATATATTGTTAATAAGATTATTCATTTACGAATATTTGATGATTATGATAAATCGATGAATCTTTCTCTGCTCGATATTAGTGGTGAGTTGTTGATTGCTTCCCAATTTACTCTATTAGGGGATGCGAGAAAGGGGAGAAGGCCATCCTATTCAAATGCAATGTCTCCAGAAAAGGCTGCGATATTATATAATGATTTTTTGGAGTTTTGTAAGTCGATCTATAATAAAGTAAAATCTGGTATTTTCCAGGCGAATATGAAGATCAGCTTAGTAAACACTGGACCAGTTACAATCCTTTTAGACAGCAACAAATTGATATAA
- a CDS encoding tetratricopeptide repeat protein gives MQFTKTPNRNMHLQFILLYLLVSIFCQCSSFDKPGKRLSDTYKVNNREINSDWALYSKGLFYESMKDYNKAIKYYIDASNHGVALERIYYHLAKCYYYTFDYKSAIKYSKMSIESDMYYTEPYILLHGIYLSLKDYQEAASIYEKLIELKPNYVKTYYSLAILYYERIQNHDKALAFFQKILELNMPVDDYFLEYSNYYIGCIYHDRGDEKNAIKHFKLVLEINPDNYPTAYILANIMMDTYSLEEAKKYAYYYLKMDKDNLRLNSLLGRIYYLENNPKSIEYLRKGMSMKTIHGFIAKSLYLEKLHKDIEAKEYLKSIINKSPLIISPHIALARISLRNKDQKNAISEYFTAAILMYKVKLLYSARNVLLKILSINDKIPEIYYYIGKTYEEIDKLNLAIIYYKRANELRQSVEMMIHIGYLYNLTNNFKESVRYFDVAINLEPKNSKTYFYKGLAYSRNNNYNQAELLFKKAIELQSENDMYHFYLATVLEKLHRLDESIDSLKTAIKYNPQNARACNYLGYLYADQNKNLDESIDLIQTALKIEPLNGAYLDSLGWAYYRKGDYQLALEKLLEAEQQLINNGTPDPVVYDHIGDTYQKIGDMKKAFEYWNKSFDIENNPKIKEKIKGYRQ, from the coding sequence ATGCAGTTTACTAAAACACCCAACCGAAATATGCATTTACAGTTTATTCTATTATACCTGCTTGTATCGATCTTTTGTCAATGCAGCTCCTTTGACAAACCAGGAAAGAGGTTGAGCGATACCTACAAGGTCAATAATAGGGAAATTAACAGCGATTGGGCTTTATATAGCAAAGGTCTATTCTACGAATCGATGAAGGATTACAATAAAGCCATAAAATATTATATTGATGCTTCCAATCATGGAGTTGCTTTGGAGAGGATCTATTATCATCTAGCTAAATGTTATTACTATACATTCGATTATAAATCAGCTATAAAGTATTCAAAGATGTCAATTGAGTCAGATATGTATTACACAGAACCCTATATACTCTTACATGGCATTTATTTAAGCCTTAAGGATTATCAAGAGGCTGCCTCTATCTATGAAAAACTAATTGAGTTAAAGCCGAATTATGTAAAAACCTACTACTCCCTTGCAATCCTCTACTATGAACGAATACAAAATCATGATAAGGCACTTGCCTTTTTTCAAAAAATATTAGAACTTAATATGCCTGTTGATGACTATTTCCTGGAATATTCAAATTATTATATCGGATGCATATATCACGATCGAGGTGACGAAAAAAACGCGATTAAACACTTTAAGCTAGTTTTGGAAATAAATCCTGATAATTATCCCACTGCCTACATCTTAGCAAATATTATGATGGATACCTATTCTCTTGAAGAGGCGAAAAAATATGCATATTATTATCTCAAAATGGATAAAGACAATCTTAGATTAAACTCACTATTGGGTAGGATATATTATTTAGAAAACAATCCCAAATCAATCGAGTATCTCAGAAAAGGGATGTCAATGAAGACCATTCATGGATTTATCGCAAAATCCCTCTACCTAGAGAAATTACATAAAGATATAGAAGCCAAGGAATATCTGAAGAGCATAATTAATAAATCTCCCTTGATCATTTCCCCACATATCGCATTGGCAAGAATCAGCCTGCGAAATAAAGACCAAAAAAATGCCATAAGCGAATACTTCACTGCTGCGATACTGATGTATAAAGTCAAATTATTATATTCAGCAAGAAATGTTCTCCTAAAAATATTGTCCATAAATGACAAAATCCCTGAGATATACTATTATATTGGCAAAACATATGAAGAAATCGATAAACTAAATCTTGCAATAATCTATTATAAAAGGGCAAATGAATTAAGACAAAGCGTTGAAATGATGATTCATATTGGTTATCTATACAATTTAACGAACAATTTCAAGGAATCTGTCAGATATTTTGATGTAGCCATAAACCTTGAACCAAAAAATTCAAAGACCTATTTCTATAAGGGATTAGCATATTCCAGAAATAATAATTATAATCAGGCTGAGTTACTCTTTAAAAAGGCAATTGAATTACAGTCTGAGAATGACATGTATCATTTCTACCTAGCGACTGTTCTTGAAAAACTGCATAGGCTTGATGAATCAATTGACTCTCTTAAAACAGCAATAAAATACAATCCACAAAATGCAAGAGCATGCAATTACCTTGGTTACCTCTACGCTGATCAGAATAAAAACTTAGATGAATCCATTGATCTTATTCAAACAGCACTAAAGATTGAACCCCTGAATGGAGCCTATCTTGACTCGCTTGGATGGGCCTATTATAGAAAGGGGGATTATCAGCTGGCACTTGAGAAGCTATTAGAAGCGGAGCAACAGTTAATAAATAATGGAACGCCTGATCCTGTTGTCTATGATCATATTGGGGATACATATCAAAAGATTGGGGACATGAAAAAGGCCTTTGAATACTGGAACAAATCTTTTGATATTGAAAATAATCCAAAGATTAAAGAAAAAATTAAAGGATATAGGCAATAG
- the trxA gene encoding thioredoxin, with protein MAGVLEVNDFSFDNEVLGHKGKVLVDFWAPWCGPCRMQAPILERIAQSGEVDAKITKVNTDESRDIAARYNIQSIPTLIIFDNGKEIERLVGTRPEDELKEKLK; from the coding sequence ATGGCAGGTGTTTTAGAGGTAAATGATTTTAGTTTTGATAATGAGGTTTTAGGGCACAAGGGGAAGGTGTTGGTTGATTTTTGGGCGCCATGGTGTGGGCCATGCAGAATGCAAGCCCCAATATTAGAGAGGATAGCTCAATCAGGCGAAGTTGATGCTAAAATTACTAAGGTTAACACAGACGAGAGTCGGGATATTGCTGCAAGGTACAATATTCAATCGATCCCCACACTTATTATCTTTGATAATGGAAAGGAGATTGAGAGACTTGTGGGGACACGGCCTGAAGATGAATTAAAAGAAAAGTTGAAGTAA
- a CDS encoding UvrD-helicase domain-containing protein, whose product MELLNKLNENQKKSVLHTDGPLLILAGAGSGKTRVITYRIAYLIHEKKISPYNIMAVTFTNKAAEEMRKRIVEIIGMVGESVFIKTFHSSAAYILRRYGELNGIPRSFSIYDSRDQEVLIKEILLEMRLDPKKIKPSMIASKISEIKDKAHSFDESHLVSSIPNHSLFNFQEVFKRYQERLQYNGALDFNDLLIKTVEILQNNQDVLRELQSRWKYYMIDEYQDTNHAQYLICKTLSSSSRNICVVGDDDQSIYSWRGADIENILNFERDYIDTKVIVLEENYRSTSPILEAASLVIQNNQNRKEKTLRAWKGDGEPVTWCQANNEYGEAEYVINNIISLKGMEGWKNSDFAIFYRTNAQSRVFEEYLRRENISYKIVGGLKFYDRKEIKDILSYLKIISNPNDSISLLRIINTPSRGIGSVTIAGLRDIAKSDGISEWDVIKRGYISKGRTHKGIDEFCQLVQKGIQFVKEIPENLRLSEFIDMIIDESGYRRSLQEDDSIDGRVRLENVDEFMNSVNDYEMRNGNASLDEFLQDISLLTSEENPLDESQVESDYVTLMTVHNAKGLEFSVVFLTGMEEDIFPHINSINSSNNYEGIEEERRLCYVGITRAMNRIFLTNAQIRRRFNGTVCNNPSRFIFEIPERLINKTEHYDSSHVSPGFTGRWHHHKSEYGNDFSLPDELDSRQGCSFNIRDMVMHPKYGVGRITEIKGKGDNVKFTIKFGSGDRRVFLEKYTPLEKIV is encoded by the coding sequence ATGGAATTGCTAAATAAATTGAATGAGAATCAGAAAAAGTCTGTTTTACATACAGATGGTCCGCTCCTAATCCTTGCAGGGGCTGGTTCAGGAAAAACCCGGGTTATTACTTATAGAATTGCCTATCTGATACATGAGAAGAAGATTTCTCCATATAATATAATGGCAGTAACCTTTACCAATAAAGCTGCTGAGGAGATGAGGAAGAGGATTGTTGAGATAATCGGGATGGTCGGAGAGAGCGTGTTTATTAAGACATTCCATTCCTCTGCTGCATATATACTTAGAAGATATGGCGAACTGAATGGAATTCCTCGTTCGTTTTCCATTTATGATTCCAGAGATCAGGAAGTGCTGATCAAGGAAATCTTGCTTGAGATGAGACTTGATCCGAAAAAGATAAAACCATCTATGATTGCTTCAAAGATATCAGAAATAAAGGATAAGGCTCACTCCTTTGATGAGTCTCACCTTGTATCATCAATTCCAAATCATTCCCTATTCAACTTTCAGGAGGTATTTAAAAGATACCAGGAAAGACTTCAATATAATGGTGCGCTTGATTTTAATGATCTTCTTATAAAAACAGTTGAAATTTTACAGAATAATCAAGATGTACTGAGGGAATTGCAATCTCGATGGAAATACTACATGATTGATGAATATCAGGATACAAATCATGCCCAGTATCTAATTTGTAAGACTCTTTCATCTTCAAGTCGAAATATATGCGTTGTCGGTGATGATGATCAATCAATCTATTCATGGAGGGGGGCTGATATCGAGAATATTCTGAACTTTGAGAGAGATTATATCGATACTAAAGTAATAGTGTTGGAAGAGAACTATCGATCAACATCGCCTATATTGGAGGCCGCATCTCTAGTTATTCAGAATAATCAGAATAGAAAAGAAAAAACCCTTAGGGCCTGGAAGGGTGATGGAGAACCAGTTACATGGTGTCAGGCAAATAATGAGTATGGTGAAGCGGAATATGTAATCAATAATATAATATCTCTAAAAGGAATGGAGGGTTGGAAAAACAGTGATTTCGCAATATTTTATAGAACTAATGCTCAATCTAGGGTATTTGAAGAGTATTTGAGACGAGAAAATATTTCCTATAAGATAGTGGGAGGATTAAAATTTTACGATAGAAAGGAGATAAAGGATATCCTATCATATCTTAAGATCATCTCAAATCCCAATGATTCAATTTCCCTTCTTCGAATTATAAACACTCCATCAAGGGGGATCGGTAGTGTCACAATTGCTGGATTGAGGGATATTGCCAAATCCGATGGAATTTCTGAATGGGATGTAATCAAAAGGGGGTATATAAGCAAGGGACGAACTCATAAAGGGATAGATGAATTTTGTCAACTAGTCCAAAAGGGAATTCAATTTGTGAAGGAGATCCCTGAAAATTTAAGGCTTTCTGAATTTATTGATATGATTATTGATGAGTCGGGATACAGAAGGAGTCTGCAGGAGGATGATTCTATTGATGGGAGGGTTAGGTTAGAGAATGTCGATGAATTTATGAATAGTGTTAATGATTATGAGATGAGGAATGGTAATGCAAGTCTTGATGAGTTTCTGCAGGACATATCTCTACTTACCTCTGAAGAGAATCCCTTGGATGAATCCCAGGTAGAATCAGATTATGTCACCCTTATGACAGTTCACAACGCCAAGGGATTGGAGTTCTCAGTTGTTTTCCTCACAGGAATGGAGGAGGATATATTCCCTCATATAAATTCAATCAATTCCAGCAATAATTATGAGGGTATAGAGGAAGAGAGAAGACTCTGTTATGTGGGGATAACTAGAGCAATGAATAGGATATTTCTTACAAATGCACAGATAAGAAGGAGATTTAATGGAACGGTTTGTAACAATCCTTCAAGATTTATTTTTGAAATACCTGAAAGATTGATAAACAAAACTGAACACTACGATAGCAGTCATGTCTCACCAGGTTTTACAGGCAGATGGCATCATCATAAATCTGAATATGGGAATGATTTCAGCTTGCCTGACGAACTGGATTCCAGGCAGGGTTGTAGCTTTAACATTCGTGATATGGTTATGCATCCAAAGTATGGTGTAGGTCGAATAACCGAGATAAAGGGTAAGGGCGATAATGTGAAATTTACAATAAAGTTTGGAAGTGGTGATAGAAGGGTATTCCTTGAAAAATATACTCCACTTGAGAAGATAGTTTAA